Below is a window of Deinococcus multiflagellatus DNA.
GCGCGCCGCGTCGATCAGGTCTCCCTGATCCGTGCCGGATGTGGCGCCCAGGCTCAGGGCGTACCCGGCCCGCCACGCGCGCCACGCGGTGGTGCGGGACAGGCCAGCGTGCCGCGCGAGGGTGGCGCTGAAGTCCCCGGTGTGCCCGGCGGCGGTCCAGCGCAGGTAGAGCTGGTACGCCTCCCGGGCGCGGTCATTCAGGGTGCGCTGCGCGGTGTGGTAGGCCGCGCCCCAGGCCTGCATCTCCTGTTCCAGGGTCAGGGCCCGGACCTCAATCTGCAGGGCCGTCATGCCTGACCCCCGAACAGTGGCCCGATCAGGCGGGGCTGCGTGGATTTGGTTTCGAGGCCCAGCGCCTTGATCGCCTCTTTCCGGACTTCCAGCCACATCTTGTAGGGGTGATGCTCCCGGGTGCCGAACGGGTAGGCCTGGTCAATCTGGCGCAGGATCTCTTTTGCCGGGGTGCCAGCCTTCTGACCGGCCTGCACCAGGGGCCAGATGACGCGGCCGGCACGCCGCTTCCAATAGCTGCTCATGCGGCGCTCCTGTCCTGCTCGGCAAGGTGGGCGCGCAGGCGGGCGGCGCGCTGATCCTGGGCAGGGCTGTGCTGATCGAAGAAGGCCAGGACCTCTGCTGGGTCAAACCAGTACGAGGAATGCCGGCACTGCAGCGTGGGCATGCCCTGGTACACCCAGCTGTGCACCGTGCGGGAGGTCACGCCACAGGCGGCACACAGCTGCGTGGTGGTCATGCGGCCGGGGTAGTTGAAGGGGAGGCTCATCACGGCCACGAGACGCGGGGCATCTTCCCGGCGGATGGCCAGACGCTTTGCGGTGCCCTTGTCGCCGCGCACCATGCAGTTCAAGGTCTGCAACCCCAGGCGCCGGACGTGCCGGTAAGGAATGTCATCCCGCCAACCGTGCTCATGGATCAGGTCCGCAATGGCCACCCAGGCGGGCGGCACGCCACTGCGCTTCAGCCGCTCCCGTTCCACGTGCTCAGGGTTGTAGAAGTACTGGTTCCCCACGCGCACGGCGTCGAGGTCACCCCGTTCATTGAGTTCACCCACCGTCGAGGCGGTGAGGTTGAGTCGATCTACCACCTGCTTGATCCCCAGCCACCCAGCGGGGCGCTTCAGGACGGTGGGTGCGCGGCGCTCGCGGTGTGAGGCGTACCATTCCAGCTCCGACAGGCTGGCAGCCTGCACCCGTCCCAGCTTGTACAGGCGCTTGCCGTGCCGCTTGAACGTGTCTGCAACGGCGTCAGCGGTCACGCCATAGTCCGCCGCTATCTCGGTCAAGCGGATCAGACTCAGGTCCTCAAGCCGACTGCTCATGCCGACCCCACGTATTCCGGGGCGAGGTCGTTGAAGCGGGTGAAGGCGCTGTGGAACTGGGTCTTCACCGTGCCGGTGGGCCCGTTGCGCTGCTTACCCAGGATGAACTCCGCGATGCCCCGTTGATCGGTCTCCTGGTTGTAGTACTCGTCGCGGTAGATGAACATCACCACGTCGGCGTCCTGTTCCACGCTGCCCGACTCACGCAGGTCACTGAGCATGGGCCGGTGGTTGGGGCGCTGTTCCACCGCGCGGCTGAGCTGGGAGAGAGCCAGCACAGGAATGCCCAGTTCCATGGCCAGGCCCTTCAACGCGCTGCTGATCATGGTCACGCGCTGCACGGTGTTCTCCCCCGCCCGGCCGCTCACCTGCACGAGCTGGAGGTAATCCAGCACGAACAGACTCAGCGGTTCGTCCCGGTGCGCTTGCCGCACCGCGTCCAGCAGTTCCTGCAGCTTCAGGCCGGGCTTGGCCAGCATGTCCAGGCGCAGGCCGTCCAGGTGAGCACCCGCGTGGGTCAGGCGCTCCCAGTCCCGGTCGTTCAGGTTGCCCTGGCCCCGGCGGGATTCACTGAAGCGCTTGAGGTCCACGCGCGCCTCACTGCACAGCAGGCGGGCCGTGATCTCTTCCGTGGGCATTTCCAGGCTGAAGCCCAGCACCCGGCCGCGCACCCTGGCCACGTGCACCGCCATCTGGAACGCCGCAGCGGTCTTGCCCATCGCAGGCCGGGCGGCCAGGACGTACAGGCGCCCGGGTTCCAGGCCGCCCATCAGTTCATCCAGGTCCTTCAGGCCGGTGGGCGCGCCGTTCGGGCCGGTGCCCTGGGCCGCCTGTTCCAGCACGGCGCGCACCGTGTCCCCCACCCGCTCCAGTCCGGAGTCAAAGCGGGTGAGGTTGGGGATCAGTGCCGTCATGGCGTCGATCTCTTCCAGCGGGACGGCCTGGTCATAACAGGCCTGCATCAACTTCCCGGCCGCCGCGATCTTGCCGCGCAGCGTGGCCTTTTCCAGCACGATCCGCGCGTAATGCTCGGCGTACACAGCGGTGGGCACCTGATCGGCCAGCCCCATCAGGTAGGTCAGGCCTCCGGCCTCGTCGAGCTGGCCGCGCCGGGTCAGCTCTGCGCTGAGGGTGATGAGGTCCACCGGGCCGGGCTGACCGTCCTGGGTGCGGGCATCCCGCAGCGCCGGCACGGCCGCCCAGATCAGGCGGTGCTTGGCTTGGTAGAAGTCCGCGGGCTGCAGCTGGCTGACCGCCGTGTTGGTCAGGGCATCATTGTCCAGCAGCACGCTGCCCAGCAGGGCAATTTCGGCAGCGGTGTCATGCGGGGCAACGCGGGGGGTGAGGTCGTTCATGCCGCACCCCCTTCCAGTGACCAGCGGGCCACGATGAAGTCACCCAGGTCCAGGGGGGCGTTGGACTCGGCGAAGTACACCAGACCGTGCTCCACACTCTCGATCGTCCACACCTGCCCGTTCGGGGCGCGGCGCCGCTCACCGGGCTGGCACTGCGCGCCTTTGCGCACGTTGGCGCGGTTGGCGGTCTCAGCTTGCTGCACCTTCGCCGCGCGCCGCATGCGATCCGCCAGGGCCAGATACGGGTGGGCGTAGCTGCCCGCCACCGTGATCTCACCGGCGTGCTGGCGCAGCTCGCTGGCGCGGCCTTCCTGCACCCAGGTGGCGAATTGGATGATCTGCGCGTCCTGTGCGGCGCGGTCCAGCTTGCGGGCCTTCGTCCAGGCCGCCCAGATGTCCCACGCCCCGGCGGCGGTCAGGATCTCCTGCGCGGCGCGGTACGTGGCCGGCGCGGCGGCCGGAACATGTTCCGTGTCTGTCACGTTCTCGCCCCCTCCGTGGTGGTATGCGGTTTCAACCTGAAACGGGTTCAGGTGTGTGGCCCCGGCCTCGCCAGAGGCCGCGCCGTCAGGCGCCGTGCTGGGGTTCTGATCTGTTCCGACCATTGCCCCCCCAGCAACACCAACCGGTGCGGGCTGGGCTGGCCAATTCGTGGAAGAGACGTTGTTGGTTGGGTTTATTTTCTTAGCTTCACTTAGCTTCACTTCTTTAGGGCTGACACTTTTCCCCACCCACACGTCATTTTTCGGTGCGTTGAATCCGGATTTCCGGACGGATTTCCGAACGGGTTTCCGTCCGGTCTTCCGGAGTTCCAGCTGCCCGGCCGCCTTCGATCCGGCCCAGGCCCACTGCCCGTCATGCCCCACCGCGTGCCCCAGGTCCGCGAGGCGCTGCAGGTTGGCCTGCACCTGGGTGTGGCCCCGGCCGATCAGCTGGGCCACCTCACCCCAGTGGATGGGGCGCATCTTGCGGTGGGCCAGCAGCACCAGCGCGGGTTTGACCAGGGCGTTATCCAGGGCGTAGAGCACCGAGGTGTCCTGTTCGTTATCCAGGGTGGTGAAGCCCTGACGGCCCTTGGCGGGTTCCTGGGACGTGGGGCCCTCCGGGTGCAGCTTCAGGTTCTTCGCGG
It encodes the following:
- the dnaB gene encoding replicative DNA helicase; the protein is MNDLTPRVAPHDTAAEIALLGSVLLDNDALTNTAVSQLQPADFYQAKHRLIWAAVPALRDARTQDGQPGPVDLITLSAELTRRGQLDEAGGLTYLMGLADQVPTAVYAEHYARIVLEKATLRGKIAAAGKLMQACYDQAVPLEEIDAMTALIPNLTRFDSGLERVGDTVRAVLEQAAQGTGPNGAPTGLKDLDELMGGLEPGRLYVLAARPAMGKTAAAFQMAVHVARVRGRVLGFSLEMPTEEITARLLCSEARVDLKRFSESRRGQGNLNDRDWERLTHAGAHLDGLRLDMLAKPGLKLQELLDAVRQAHRDEPLSLFVLDYLQLVQVSGRAGENTVQRVTMISSALKGLAMELGIPVLALSQLSRAVEQRPNHRPMLSDLRESGSVEQDADVVMFIYRDEYYNQETDQRGIAEFILGKQRNGPTGTVKTQFHSAFTRFNDLAPEYVGSA
- a CDS encoding helix-turn-helix domain-containing protein produces the protein MSSRLEDLSLIRLTEIAADYGVTADAVADTFKRHGKRLYKLGRVQAASLSELEWYASHRERRAPTVLKRPAGWLGIKQVVDRLNLTASTVGELNERGDLDAVRVGNQYFYNPEHVERERLKRSGVPPAWVAIADLIHEHGWRDDIPYRHVRRLGLQTLNCMVRGDKGTAKRLAIRREDAPRLVAVMSLPFNYPGRMTTTQLCAACGVTSRTVHSWVYQGMPTLQCRHSSYWFDPAEVLAFFDQHSPAQDQRAARLRAHLAEQDRSAA